TTCCTCGAGCAGTACGGCGGTGCGCTCAACCGCCGTACGACCGTCATCGTGCTGGGCGACGGACGCAACAACGGCAACGATCCACGGATCGAGGTCTTCGAGGAGATCGCCCGGCGGGTGAGGTCCGTCATCTGGCTGACACCGGAACCGCGGTACTCGTGGGGCCTGGGCAGCTGTGACCTCCCGCTCTACGCCGAATCCTGCGACCGGGTGCAGGTGGTGCGCAGCCTGGGCGGGCTCGAACGCGCCTCAACCGTCGTCGCCGGGACCTCGGCATGAGCACCGGCGTCGAGGCCACCGCACCACGTCCCATCGACCCGCTCGCGCCGGCCCGCCCCACCTACGTCGATGACCTCGTCGAGGTCATGAGCACCGTCGGAACGTTGCCGCGCCGAACCCTGCGGACCGTGCGTACGGAGCACTTCGACATCAGCCACCAGGGGCACGTGGTACGCGTGGCGCACCGGGTACCGCTGGGCCAGGTCCACACCGGCCTGTCCGAGCTCCTCTCCCGCGAGGTCTTCGGCCCCGGATGGCTGCGCGGCGCGGACGTGTTCGAGCGGATCGTGACCGGCATCGTCCTCACCTCGGCCGAGGACCCGTTGGACGCGTGGGAGCACTACTACCGCACGAGCCTGCGCGAGATCGAGGCTGCTGTGAGCCTGGGTGATTCGCCGGCTGCGGGGCTGCACGGGGCGATCGCGGGGTACGCCCCCGTGTACGCACACGCTGAGGGGCAGCTCGTGGGCGAATCCCTCCTCGAACTCGGCTCCAGCTTCGGCTTCTTCTCCCTGCGGCAGGCGAGCACCCGGACGGTGACCGCGATCGATGTCTCCCCCGGCTCCGTCCGGCTGCTCGAGCGTGTGTCCGCGCGCCTGGGCACACCCGTGGAGACCCACGTCGCGGACGCCGCGCACGTACCGCTACCCGACGGATGTGCCGACAGCGTTGTCGCCCTGCACCTGCTTGAGCACGTGGAGCCCGGGCACGGGTGGCGGATCATCGACGAGGCCATCCGCCTGGCCCGCAAGCGGGTCATCATCGCCGTTCCCTACGAGGACGTGCCCGAGGAGCTCTGGGGACATGTGCGCACCCTCGACAGCGAGGACCTGCGCGCCTACGGCCAGCGCACGGCCCTGCCCTTCAGCGTGCAGGAGCAGCACGGTGGGTGGCTCGTCATCGATGTCGACTGACCGCTCTCAGATGAGGCCCGTCTTGGAGGCCTCGTAGACGGCCTCGGCCCGCCGGGAGACGTTCAGCTTGCGCAGGATGTTCCCCACGTGGAACTTCGCCGTCGTCTCGGAGATGAACAGCTCCTTCCCGATCCTGCTGTTGGACATCCCCGACGCGAGCAGGCGCAGGACCTCGAGCTCTCGGCTCGTCAGCG
The DNA window shown above is from Janibacter sp. A1S7 and carries:
- the mftM gene encoding mycofactocin oligosaccharide methyltransferase MftM yields the protein MSTGVEATAPRPIDPLAPARPTYVDDLVEVMSTVGTLPRRTLRTVRTEHFDISHQGHVVRVAHRVPLGQVHTGLSELLSREVFGPGWLRGADVFERIVTGIVLTSAEDPLDAWEHYYRTSLREIEAAVSLGDSPAAGLHGAIAGYAPVYAHAEGQLVGESLLELGSSFGFFSLRQASTRTVTAIDVSPGSVRLLERVSARLGTPVETHVADAAHVPLPDGCADSVVALHLLEHVEPGHGWRIIDEAIRLARKRVIIAVPYEDVPEELWGHVRTLDSEDLRAYGQRTALPFSVQEQHGGWLVIDVD